TTGCCTGAGCTGGAGGTGTCCCAGTCGGCAAGCCTCCATAGCTCCTTTTGATCCTAATCCTTctctccataccaggtggtgattcaaacttctaatgaagtagagccgcTGTTGTGCTGCCTTCATGATTATATTAATgtgtgggcccaggatagatcctctgaggtttagtcacccaggagcttgaagctactcacccttCCCACGGTTaactcctcaatgaggactgatctGTGTTCTCCCGACCaccccttcctgaattccacaatcaatggCACCAATGTATGGAGGGATCTTGGGTTTCggtctgaatcaggtttattatcactggcatgtgacgtgaaatttgttaacttagcagcagcagcagttcaatgcaatacataatctagtagagaaaataataataaataagtaaatcaattatgtatattggatagattttttaaaagtgtaaagaaacagaaatactgtatattttaaaaagtgaggtagtgtccaagggttcaatgtccatttagtaattggatggcagaggggaagaagctgttcctgaatcactgagtatgtgccttttggcttctgtacctcctacctgatggtaacagtgagaaaagggcatgccctgggtgctggaggtccttaataatggatgctgccctgAGACTGGCTGCACACAGTATGAAAGGATGGTAAAGAAGGCTTATGGCATGGTTGCGTTCATcagtcagggtgctgggtgtaaAAGTCAAGTTATATTGTAGTTGTATAAAACTTCAGTCAGATTGTATTTAGAGTGTTGTATTCAGTTCcagtcaccccattacaggatggatctggaggttttggagggggtgcagaagagtttcaccAGGTCTCTGCCTTGATTAtgagctataatgagaggttggacaaactcgaTTGTTGTCTTTGACCAGGATTATGTTTATTCTTACTGACACGTCATGAAATTTTtgttacggcagcagtacaatgtgaaACAAAAATTACTATACGTTACAGTATAACTAATAAGTTTAACTCGTtaatattataaagttttgaagatatccttgctggtagggaGCTTGTGGATCTGACTGAATCTTTAACCCTCTGCAATATCTTTCGATGCCGTGTATCAGAGtctccgtaccaggcagtgatgcaactggtcagagtgctctccacctAACGTTTGCAGAGATGTGCttgtctttggtgacagaccacttctctcaaactcctaatgaagtagagctgctggagTGGGGGATCCTGCGAGGAGAGCTGACAGAGACTTAGCAGATTAAGAGAGGCACAGATTTAGTAAATAGCGGTATCtatcccccccaccccaggctgaaatgtctaatagtcgagagcatgcatttaagttcaaaggagatgtgtgcggcaggtttttttttacacagagtggtgggtgcctggaatgtactgccagggctgctggtggaggaggcagatacagcagtagaggtgtttaagaggcttttagattggCAAGGGGGTGTGTTGGGAATAGAGGGTTGCCTCTGTGGGCAGAAGTGATGAAAAGTCATTACCTTAATTAAtatggcacaacatcatgggccaaagggtctgctcctgtggtgtactgtctgttttgtATTTTACAGATCAGATGGTCTGTGGGTTTGGAGGTTATCTTTGAGGGGTTTTTGCTATTCTCTGTATGTTTGTTGCCCTCATCCTTGCTGGGAGAGGTACTCGGTTTTGTAGCTGAGGGGCCACCTGGAGATGCTTCACTGTGTCCTGCAAAGAGAGAGATTGAAATGAATGGAGAGAGGGGCAGTTGAACAGATTGAAAGGGGggtgacagatggagtgggtgcaAGACACAGGTgaacagagagagaaggaaaCGTACATGGAGATGGAGGGTGAGAGACAGCAGAGAGAGAACCTTGTACaggtatatacacacacatagagaAGTATGGACATGCAGCCacggagagagggagaacagGAGAAGGGATGGAGAGTGGGAGAGAAGTGAACAGTAACAGAGAGATGCTCAGATGGACACGCACACACGGACAAGTTCGGACACCTACACACATTCTGAGTGGAGGAGATCAGTATTGAATGTCGATTTCCAGGGGCTCTGCAAAGGATTTCATTTCCCTTCTGGTGGGCTATCTGAGGGAGTGGCCTCTAGAATTAAGGGAGCATGAAGTTTCAGATGTCCAGAGCTTGAAGTTCAGGAGGATAAATGTTGAACCTTCTGCTCCAAGGGTTTCAGCCCACGTGTGACACAATTTGCTCCAGCTGTAGGCATCTATCGTATCTCAGCGGGTAGAGACAGCAACACTCGGTCCCCAAGACCTGGCTTCAAACCTGAACTCTGCCTTTACGTGTGTCTCTGTGTCAATACTTTAGGAGCATGttcttcccttctaccatcagatttctgagcagctgaatgtgACTTCACTATCCTCCATCTATTCACTTTTTGGAACttatagtttttatgtattgcattgtatgaCTTATGTGAATGAGAGTAAACGTGATTTAGATTCTCTCTGCCCCcatgtctctcactctctttctcgcTCAGTGTCCATATGTATccctcgtgtgtgtgtgtccgtccatCCATCCGTGTCCCTCTATCTGTTCACTTGAGGAGCTCTGAGATCCATCCACATAGCAACATTGCAGGATAAGGGAGGGTGGTGTGAGGGATGGTGAGGAATGGGTGGCGATGTGCGGAAGGGAGATGTATGGTTGGAGTAAAAGAGTGGAGGATTGGTATACAGAAGGGGATCTGAGGGTCCTACTTCAGTGTGGTGTGACCTTAacactgttatatctctttctcTTGTTTTCTCTCCCCGTTTTTCACtcttcaccccccaccccctcaggtGATCTCCCTGGACCTTCGCTCACAGACGCTGTCTCCGGACGGGACGGAGCTAGTGCCAGGTGCCAGGGAGGGGGCAGAGGGGGAGCTGCCCTACACCCGGCTGCTGAATCGAGTGCTACCGGGGGACATACGGGCACTAGCCTGGGCACCGGTGCCCTCAGACTTCAGTGCCCGTTTCAGCTGCCTACACCGTACCTACCACTACCTGTTCCCGTTGGCCGGACTGCGACTGGATGCCATGCAGGAGGCGGGTCGCCGACTGGAGGGCACCCACGACTTCCGTAACCTGTGCCGGCCAGATGTGGCGGGAGGCGTGCTGGAGTACCAACGCACAGTAATGCGAGTGAGAGTGCTGGGGGCCGGGCCTGGCCTTGGCTGCCTGGAGGTGCGGGCGCGTGCCTTTCTCTACCACCAAGTGCGCTGCATTGCTGCCGTGCTGCTGCTGGTGGGCCGTGGCCTGGAGGAGCCCGATGTCATCGACCAGCTGCTCGACGTCCATAGCCACCCCCGAAAGCCTCAGTACAGGTGAGCCCTCTGGCCTGCTGACCTCCAACTCCTGGCCTGTGACCTCTCTGCGCCCTCTAACCCCTAGGCTCCAACTTCACAGGCATTCTGATGCAAAACCACCAATCCCTGATTTATGATCTCTCCAGCCTGCCAACTTCTGACTCCTAAGCTCTGACTCTCAACCTCCCCAGTCCACCCTTGACCCTGGCCTTCCTGGAAGCCTGATCTCTCACTTCAGGTATTGACTCCTGACCCTCAACCACCTCAGGTTTCTGACCTCTGACCCCTGGTCTTCAACCTCCCCAGCCCTCTGACCCCGGCCCATCCCCCAAGGCATTCTGACTCACATCGGTGCATGCTTTACCCTTGTACACTGTTACTCCTCTGTTACTCTTACCTGCCAATCCTGGAGCGTGTCCTATTCACCCTCTGTTTCTTGGCCGGTCCTGGGACCCCCAACTCCCATTCCTCTTGCTTTTAACAGTGGGGATTTGGCATGTGTTCACTGATGttaccctctccacccctctctgcagTATGGCTGTGGACTATCCCCTCATTCTCTACGACTGTGCTTATGAAAACGTGAAGTGGATCTTCGATCCAGAGGTACACGCCTTCAATGTGCGGCATCTCCAGGCTCTGTGGGCAAGTCACACCATCAAAACTCGGATCCTGCACACCATGCTGAGCGGACTGGGGCAGCCGCCCATTCCCCCGGAACCAGGTGGGGGGAAGGTGTGCGTGTTTGTTCTCCCCTCCCATATTTATGAGACGGGAAGGGgtacgtgtgtgtgagagactggGAGCAGTCTGTGAGCAAAAGAGGGGGTAAGCGTGAAAGGAGGGATGAGAATGAATGGGGGAggatgtgggtgtgtgtgggggaaAGTGAGTATGTGTGGGAGGAAGAGAGGAGGAGTGcatgtgggagagggggagagagtttgtgtgtggggagggagagggtgagtttGTGGGTGGAGGAGTGGGGTGCATGTGTGGGGGGGTGAAGAGATTGGGAAAGGGGAGTGTTTTAGTCTGTTTAAATGGGCACGTGGATGTTCTGGAACAGGACATATCTGAACAATGTGCAGGGAAAAGGGATTTGTTGTTAATTACTAGTTAATTGGTTTGGTAAAACTTCGGTAAGTGTGGTTGAGTATCAGGAAAAGTCAAGGGTATAAAACAATGGTAGGCCACGCACGCTTGGATATATGTACAGTTGTGATCAGTCTGTTATAGGAGGAGTGTGGGTTGGTTGCAGAAAAGTTTCAGCAGGGTGCTGTCTGGATTTGAAGGCCTGTTGCTGCAAGGACACGTTGGACAACCTTGGGTTATTTTGGGCGGAGCAGTTGAGACTGAGAGGGGAGTtccgatagaggtttataagattatcagaggcacagatagagtgacaGCTGGTATaatttccccagggtggaaacatCTAATGCCAGAGAGAATGATTCTAAAATGAGAGGGGGGAGTTCAAAGAAGGTGAAGAGGCAATTTTTATTTTACATGAGGAGCAGTGTGGAGTGTGCTGccagggtggtgatggaggcagatatgatagagccCTTTGATGTGCGAGGAACGGGGGCCGTGGGCGTAGTGCAGGGAACAGAGGGGCACGGGCAGTGTGCGGGCAGAAGAGTTTAGTAGGTCATTCACTGATGAATAAGAAGTTCAGGAGGTAGCTGCACGAACAGGCAGGGAACGGAGGAAAATGGATCACGTGAGGGAGATGGGATCAGTTTGATTGACATGGTGGTTGGTGAAGACCTTGAAGTTCAGGAGGATAAATGTTGCTCCTGTACTCCAGGTTTGCAACACGAGGTCCTAGTTCTTGACATGATGGCAGGTGTACCCAGTGCCTTGTGTATTAGTCTGTCCTCTGGTGCAGGGCAAAGGGTCGGTCCCCACCACCCTACAggatttgcactttggtaggtcaaaccaTGGTAAGATTTGCACATAGAGCAATAGGGCACTAAGGAggggtagaacaaaaggatctgggaattcaggatgaagaggtcaatactccccaatgccattaggctttacaattctaccgccaggacttaagaactttttaaaagctattattaatgctttttgagatagtgatttagatgcatatcatattttttactgagttaagtattgtatgtaattagttttgctacaacaagtgtatgggacattggaaaaaagttgaatttccccatggggatgaataaagtatctatctatctatctaattcaaCAGGTAAATGCGGTTGTAAGGAGAaattttggtacattggcttttCAAAATCAGGGCATTAAATACAGGAgttgtgttgttctgttgaagTTGTCCAAGACACTGGTTGGGGCAAATTAGAGGtattgtgtagttctggtcacctacttgaaagatatcaataaacttGAAAGCATACAGagggaatttacaaggatgttgctggaagaCCTGAGgtatggggaaaggttgaattggttaggactttattccatggagtgtagtagaatgagaggaaatcttatagGGCAATACAAAatattgaggggtatagacaggtgAATGAATGCAGACTTTTTCCCCTTCAGGTGgcatgagactagaactagaggtcttaggtttatggtgaaaggtgaaatatttaggcGGAACTTGAGGGCAATTTTCTTCACTCAGTTGGTGGTACAAGTGTTGAAAAAGAgttgccagttgaagtggtagatgagggttcaattgcaacatgtaAAGAAGCTTGGATAGTTATGTGGatgagaggagtatggagggatatggtctggatGCAGATAAATGGGAGTGGGCAGAAGAACCGGCtggcacagagtagatgggctgaagggcctgcttcatgttgtagtgctctgtgactctatgaccttGTAGGAGATGCTGGAACTAGAGGGGCAGTGAGACCCTAGCGCTTTCCACTAGCTGGAAGGGCAGTGTGAActttgggagcaccagacactgGGGGAAGGGAGCTGTAGGGAGCGAGCGGGAGGGGCAGCGAATTGGGCACCGAGGATAACTGCCATTCCTTTGCTTATGCTCCTGCAGAGCCAGAGGccgaggaggaagaggagagcacTCTGACTACCTGGGCCCGGACCCAACCACCTGTCACCAACCTCTCTGATGTGCTGCTAGATGGAGTGAAGCCCAGGATCTACAAGCGGCTGATGGAGCGGCCGACTTGCGAGGAGCTCGACTCCCGGATCAGGCACTATGCCAAAAAGGGCCGTATCCAGCTGCCTGAAAGGATGAGGGAAGCAGAGGATTGCCAGGAGCTGGTAAAGCAGCAGGGCTCTGCTGAGCGCCAAGAGCTGAAGGGAAAACAGGACTCTGTAAAGCACCAAGACCTGAAGGAAAAGCAGCAGGACTCAGTGGAGATTCCCGAGGTGGAAGGATAGCAGGACAATATGGAGACGCTGTAGCCACAGTAGCACAGGGACCATAAACTGTAGAGTGCCTGGGTGTACAAGAAATTATAGATGTGGCAGGACTCTTGAGAGTCCCCAAGAACAAGAAGGGTGGTAGGACCCTGTTGTGGCCCATGAACTGGAGGGGCTGCAGGATCCTCTGCAGCTGATGGACCCAGAGGGACAGCAGGACCCAGGGGAGAAGCAGGGGCACAGGCAGAGGCAGGGGAGGTGTTGGTTAGCAGTATCTCAGGGACCCGGGATGAGGAACAACACTGGAGATGTATGGGGAGAGTTAGTTGGAAACCCATCCAGGGAGAGGGTCAAGGAGCAATGGGAGGGTTGGAAAAGAGGGGCTGGGGTCATAAAGGCAGAGCACCTAATACATTAGATGAATTCTGATACATCCCTCACTCTaactgtgaatctcctctgtgtgCTCTCCATTACCCTTTATTCCTCGATCTTGCAAttacttctgttcctatgttcACAATGCTCCAATCACCATCCTGCTTAGGGGCTGGGGGGAGCAGGGAATTTCAGAGACTCAACAACCTCAGAAGGAACTTCTGCATATCTCAGTTTTTTAAGCTACCGACACCTTTACTTTGTCGCTTTATTCCCTTGATCGTGACTCTCCCACAAGTT
This region of Hemitrygon akajei chromosome 31, sHemAka1.3, whole genome shotgun sequence genomic DNA includes:
- the pus3 gene encoding tRNA pseudouridine(38/39) synthase: MDTPSPQNDIETLPPLGGGSLCPQAGGPPGGAAQCPQSRGAPGEEPQCCKCGGPLGEVDRPLGVTAHAEPGHHISRRRRAQRPFDFSRHGRRHVALRLAYLGWDYQGFASQENTSNTVEAKLFEALTKTRLVESRQTANYHRSGRTDKGVSAFGQVISLDLRSQTLSPDGTELVPGAREGAEGELPYTRLLNRVLPGDIRALAWAPVPSDFSARFSCLHRTYHYLFPLAGLRLDAMQEAGRRLEGTHDFRNLCRPDVAGGVLEYQRTVMRVRVLGAGPGLGCLEVRARAFLYHQVRCIAAVLLLVGRGLEEPDVIDQLLDVHSHPRKPQYSMAVDYPLILYDCAYENVKWIFDPEVHAFNVRHLQALWASHTIKTRILHTMLSGLGQPPIPPEPEPEAEEEEESTLTTWARTQPPVTNLSDVLLDGVKPRIYKRLMERPTCEELDSRIRHYAKKGRIQLPERMREAEDCQELVKQQGSAERQELKGKQDSVKHQDLKEKQQDSVEIPEVEG